One Elaeis guineensis isolate ETL-2024a chromosome 10, EG11, whole genome shotgun sequence genomic window carries:
- the LOC105052185 gene encoding probable protein phosphatase 2C 68, with protein sequence MAEICCETEAMAVADAACEPRSRAARRRRMEIRRFKFIASSEEVALVDEELSRKRRRLHCSSSPKALRKDLDEGAVEERSDRRNRTENTLSSDADASSGPEAPQAKAVGSVPSDLGPRYVAVGSGPSDLCPRYGMTTVRGRRREMEDAVSMRPDFLRRCDLYDRNHFFGVYDGHGCSHVAASCKDRMHEIVAEETEKMRSGPPPVEEWREVMERSFARMDAEAVAWCGGGPREPPSCRCELQTPRCDHVGSTAVVAIVEPTRIVVANCGDSRAVLCRNGVPIPLSSDHKPDRPDELERIQVAGGRVIYWEGARVLGVLAMSRAIGDSYLKPYVISEPEVSVTLREEGDECLILASDGLWDVVNNETACDIARMCLRSAAPAAAAAEEGRYMEDKACSNAAMLLTKLALARQSADNISVVVIDLRRRNSY encoded by the exons ATGGCGGAGATTTGCTGTGAAACAGAGGCGATGGCCGTCGCCGACGCCGCCTGCGAGCCGAGGTCCCGGGCCGCGAGGCGGCGAAGGATGGAGATCCGGCGGTTCAAGTTCATCGCCAGCTCGGAGGAGGTGGCGCTGGTGGACGAGGAGCTGAGCCGCAAGAGGCGGAGACTGCACTGCTCCTCCTCGCCGAAGGCTTTGCGGAAGGATCTCGACGAGGGCGCCGTGGAGGAGCGATCGGACCGCCGTAACCGAACCGAGAACACGTTGAGTTCAGACGCGGACGCGAGCTCCGGACCGGAGGCTCCACAGGCGAAAGCGGTGGGATCGGTACCGTCCGATCTGGGCCCGAGGTATGTTGCCGTGGGATCGGGCCCATCCGATCTGTGCCCGAGATACGGGATGACCACCGTTCGCGGCCGGAGGAGAGAAATGGAAGACGCCGTATCCATGCGCCCCGATTTCCTCCGGCGCTGTGATCTTTACGATAGAAACCATTTCTTTGGTGTCTACGACGGCCACGGATGCTCGCAC GTGGCGGCGTCGTGCAAAGATCGGATGCACGAGATAGTAGCAGAGGAGACAGAGAAGATGCGATCGGGTCCTCCACCGGTGGAGGAGTGGAGGGAGGTGATGGAGCGGAGCTTCGCAAGGATGGACGCGGAGGCGGTGGCGTGGTGCGGCGGCGGCCCGCGGGAGCCGCCCAGCTGCCGGTGCGAGCTGCAGACCCCCAGGTGCGACCACGTGGGGTCCACCGCGGTTGTGGCCATCGTGGAACCCACCCGCATCGTGGTCGCCAACTGCGGCGACTCACGCGCCGTCCTCTGCCGCAACGGCGTCCCGATCCCCCTCTCCTCCGACCACAAG CCGGATCGACCGGACGAGCTGGAGCGGATCCAGGTGGCGGGCGGGCGGGTGATCTACTGGGAGGGGGCGAGGGTTCTCGGGGTGCTCGCCATGTCGCGAGCCATCG GGGATAGCTACCTGAAGCCGTACGTGATATCGGAACCGGAGGTGAGCGTGACGCTTAGGGAGGAGGGGGACGAGTGCCTGATCCTGGCGAGCGACGGGCTGTGGGACGTGGTCAACAACGAGACAGCGTGCGACATCGCCCGGATGTGCCTGCGGAGCGCCGCACCGGCGGCGGCTGCGGCTGAGGAGGGGAGGTATATGGAGGATAAGGCCTGCTCCAACGCGGCGATGCTGCTGACGAAGCTGGCGCTGGCGAGGCAGAGCGCGGATAATATCAGCGTCGTCGTGATCGATCTCAGGAGGAGGAACTCGTACTAG